The Syngnathus scovelli strain Florida chromosome 19, RoL_Ssco_1.2, whole genome shotgun sequence region CAAAGGTTAAACCAGTCTGGAGGTGAGCCGTGTTCAACAAAATTGACTCGAGTATAACGCCTAAGCCTGTGCCTTGGCCGCCAGGCAGCCACGTTTTACAGTGGATGAGCGGTTGCGAAATTGACGATGACAGCGACGAGGTCGTGGGCTACAACCAATTCGGCTATGACGGAGAAGACTTCATTGTGCTGGACCTGGAGACGCTGACGTGGACGGCGCCCTCCCCGCAGGCCTTCACCACCAAGCTTATTTGGGACACGCAGAAGGAGAGACTGGAGTACAACAGAGACTACTATAAAGTCAAGTGCCCGGAGTGGCTGAAGATGTACCTGAACTATGGGAAGAGTGTCCTGCAGAAAAAAGGTGAGGTCTGACGCCACTGATGTTCCCAACACGTGTGACTCATTCTCACCTCTGCTCGTCTCCCGCAGAGCTTCCCTCGATGGCTCTCCTCCAGAAGACACCCACCTCGATGGTCTGTTGCCACGCCACGGGCTTTTACCCCAGACTAGCCATGATGTTCTGGAGGAGAGGCGGCGAGGAGCTCCACGAACATATAGAACATGGCGAGCTCCTGCCCAACCATGATGGAACCTTCCAGATGAGCGTGAACCTGAATGTGTCGGCGGTGCCTCTCGCTGAATGGCCCGAATACGAGTGCGTGTTTCAGTTCGGTGGTGTCAAGGAGCAGCTGGTCATCAAACTGGACCAAGACGCCATCCAAAGCAACTGGAGTAAGTCCATGTGCATAGAAATGACAAAGTAGGAAACCTTCATAACGCAAGGAACGAGCTCAACTTTCACTTTCAGTTCCTCCCCAAAAGGTTCCGGCCGCTGTGGTCATCGGGGGCTTCGTCGGGTTACTGCTGAGCATTCTGGTGGGATGTTACATCTGGAAAAGAAACGCTGACGGCGGTGAGAAGTATGTGTTGAAATTTTATTGAGTCATTGTCAGAAAGATAACAAAGTTCAAAGTCTGTTCAGAGCTGTTTATTGTTTGTCTCATCATTGACTGTCAGAATGACagtttgtctttttgtttttgcagaatTTCAGGCTGTTGATGGTAATGGTTGATTAGTTTGATAGTGAACATTAAATTGAGGGCTTGTGTCAAAACCTTGCATGAACTGCTGCATAGACCATAATTTCATCGTCAGCGGGCCCCGGAATTTGCCCAATCCCACGTTGGAGACTGTGAGCAGTGAGTCCTGGAATTAAGAACGGCAGGACCAGAACTTATTACAAGACAAGCTAGCCCGCTAAACCACATCAAAATGAGCCCTATTGTTGTGGGATTCTTTacgaaaagaaatatttttttttacatgtttcgcttatgtttttattcatttcaatgaTCAAATATTACCTGTGAGTATAAAAGAGTTGAATTCTGTCAGCCTAAAGCACTTTAATTTCCAAACATATTTTGCACTTCCCTGTAATGTGatccacaattttttttaatttttcaatttttttaccTTTGTATTCCTATGCAAAAATAAATACGATTTATTTTTGCTGCATGACTAAATAAAATACCAACCGTATACTGTGTGAGTTAGCCTTGATTTTATCTATAAAGTCAAAATTCGATCTTACACTGGCCAGATGTCAGACGGGCTCCCAGACGGACTGTTAAAATCAGAAGAAGGAAACCTTTTAGTTTTTGTCAAATATGCTTGTGATATTTAATGCATTCAACACGTGACACTGGAACGTTTTATAAAAATACTTCCTTGTGTCTTAACAGTAAAGTAAAGTAGCTACGCCTCTAAGCTCACATTTGAGCTAAAACGATATTACGTGCAGCGTACTTAGGAGGAAGAGCACGATGAAGATCTTCAGGTTGGTGCTCGCCTTAGTCCTACAGGGTGTGCAGGACACATCTGCAGGTTAGCTTGCCTTTACTTGTTCTAATTTTACCCCGATTACTCATATTTACTCCCTCATTTTTTTATCCTCAAAGTACGCAAAAACACAGTTTCACTTTCACTTTGCTTCGCTAAGCTAATATGAAGTATTCGACTTAAAGGTTGAAATTTGTTTTGGACGTTTGTCTAGAAATTAGTGGCTTTAAATTATGCAATCCCGCTCATTTTCTATATATGCCAACACATTCGCCCATTAAATAAAGCTGTGTCATTTCCTGGTACGTTCATGCCGAATTCCACATGTGCAGAGAGACATTCCCTGAAATACTTCCTCACGGCAACTTCTGGTGTGAATAACTTCCCCGACTTTGTGGGCACCGCTGAGGTGGACGGCGTCTGGGTGGGCTATTGCGATAGCGACATCCAGTCGGTGAAAACAATACAGGGATTGAAGCTCCAGCCGGCTCGGGATTTTCCGGAACACCTGATCTGGTACAACTTCTGGTGCTCAAACGACCAGCGCGTCTACAGGAAATACCTCAAGGATTTGAGTCAACGCTTAAACCAGTCTGGAGGTGAGCCGTGTTCAACAAAATTGACTCGAGTATAACGCCTAAGCCTGTGCCTTGGCCGCCAGGCAGCCACGTTTTACAGCGGATGTGCGGCTGCGAAATTGACGATGACAGCGACGAGGTCGTGGGCTACAACCAATTCGGCTATGACGGAGAAGACTTCATCGTGCTGGACCTGGAGACGCTGATGTGGACGGCGCCCTCCCCGCAGGCCTTCACCACCAAGCTTATTTGGGACACGGAGAAGGAGAGAATGGAGCACATCAGAGACCACTATAAAGTCACGTGCCCGGAGTGGCTGAAGATCTTCGTGGACTATGGGAAGAGTGTCCTGCAGAGAAAAGGTGAGGTCTGACGCCACTGATGTTCCCCACACGTGTGACTCATTCTCACCTCTGCTCGTCTCCCGCAGAGCTTCCCTCGATGGCTCTCCTCCAGAAGACACCCACCTCGATGGTCTGTTGCCACGCCACGGGCTTTTACCCCAGACTAGCCATGATGTTCTGGAGGAGAGGCGGCGAGGAGCTCCACGAACATATAGAACATGGCGAGCTCCTGCCCAACCATGATGGAACCTTCCAGATGAGCGTGAACCTGAACGTGTCAGCGGTGCCGCTCGCTGAGTGGCCGGAATACGAGTGCGTGTTTCAGTTTGGTGGTGTCAAGGAGCAGCTGGTCATCAAACTGGACCAAGACGCCATCCAAAGCAACTGGAGTAAGTCCATGTGCATAGAAATGACAAAGTAGAAAACCTTCATAACGCAAGGAACGAGCTCAACTTTCACTTTCAGTTCCTCCCCAAAAGGTTCCGGCCGGTGTGGTCATCGGAGGCATGGTCGGGTTACTGCTGAGCCTTCTGGCGGCGGCCGCCGTGGGATGTTACATCTGGAAAAGAAATGCTGACGGCGGTGAGAAGGATGTGTTGTCAGAAAGATAACAAAGTTCAAAGTCTGCTCATAGCTGTTTATTGTTTGTCTCATCATTGACTGTCAGCAtgaccattttctttttgtttttgcagaatTTCAGGCTGTTGACGGTGAGTGTTGATTAATTTGATAGTGGACATTAAATTGTGGGCTTGTGTCAAAACCTTCCATGAACTGCTGCATATTCTATAATTTCATCCTCAGTGGGCCCGGAATTCGCCCAATCCCACGTTGGAGACTGATCAGTGAGCCCTTGAAAAAGAACGGCAGGACCAGAACTTATTACAAGACAAGCTAGCCCGCTAAACCAAATCAAAATGAGCCCTAATGTTGTGTGATTCTTTTCCAACACAAgtttattattttacatttttcacTTGTCTTATTAGTTTTTTCCCGTGTCACGATTCGTCCCCGGTTGCTTTATGTCTGtatgttaccatggtttctgttcgcttcgcccctcccctcctgtgttacctcacaatcaatgtaatcacagtcacctgcttcttgttacctgtcttgtatttaagtcctgtctgcccctcactcccctgtCAGATCGATGATGTCTTCTCATCTTTTGTTTCTTGGTTCCTGTCTTTGTCAGTTCTGTTTCGGTTAGTCAATCTGTCGGTTGGTTGGTCCgttaagttatgttagtttgccggttctgttggtCTATTCCCCTTATTCTCCCTTCCAATTACCTTTTCGCTCAATaaactggtccaagctgcatttggtcgccctgttcCATTCCGATCCTGACAGAACGATCCGACCACTTCAGCGACGAGCGCCTGGACCAATCTCCTCCCCTAGCTCCCgccgcgacgcccgatccagtcCGCCGTCGGAGCTTGTTTCAGCGCCACCGGCTCCGCGGCCgccgtcggacttcgctccagcgtccccggacccacggccgtcgcCGGACTTCGAGCGAGCTGCGCCAGACCCGTGATCATCCCTGACCCCGCTCCCACTTCTGCGGCGCGTGGTGGCTTCTGCCGCTGCGcacagctccgccttccgaatgccgccgattgcggtccgGACTCTCCGAATGCTGCCGATTGCGACTCTGGCTaccccgaatgccgccgataCCGCTTTAATAGTGTCTCGGGTTGCTAACTAGGGAAAATTTGGGGAGTGGGAGTGTAGGAAAAACCTCGCGAAGTTTTCCTGAGGATTGTTTGGAGGCGCATCCTGTTTGCGATTATGACGTCACAACACGAGCTCAAATAACCTGGCAACGAAATAAAATACGAAATAAGATAAAAGCAAATATAAAGCATATCACAAAACCATGAAAGAgaataagaataaataaattgtcACCCATTCTAAAACTGTTAGAAGAAGCAAACCTTGTCAAATATGCTTGTGATATTTAATGCATTCAACACGTGAACCAGGTGCGAAGGACACTGGGACGTTTTATAAAAATACTTCCTTGTGTCTTATCAGTAAAGTAGTGTAGCTCCGCCCCCCAAGCGCACAGTTGAGCTCAAGAGCACGATGAACAACATCTTGACGTTGCTGCTCGCCTTGGCCGTATGGAATGTACAGGACACATCTGCAGGTTAGCTTGCCTTTACTTGTTCTGATTTTGCCCCGATTACACATATTTACTCCCTCTTTAGTTTATCCTCGAAGTGCGCAAAAACACGCAGTTTCAGTTTCACTTCGCTTCGCTAACGGTAATTTTTCATGCCCCACTAAAACAACATTTTGTCGTTGTTTAAAAACTAGATGTGCTAGAGACCATTTTTTGGGATCCAATGTGGTACTAATAAACACATTAGACTGCTAAGCTAATGTGAAATATTAGTTTTGGACGTTTGTCTAGAAATGAGTGGCTGTAAATTCCATCCCCCTCATTTTCTTGACAGTACTGTATTCTTTTTATCGATATATGCGAACAAATTTGCTCATTAAATGCAGCTATGTCATTTTCTGGTATGTTCATACCGAATTCCACCTGTACAGACATACATTCCTTGAAATACTTCATCACGGCAACTTCCGGTGTGAAAAACTTCCCCGAGTTTGTGGGGGCTGCTGAGGTGGACGGCGTCCGGGTGGGTTACTGTGATAGCAACATCCAGTCGGCGAAACCCAAACAGGAATGGATGCAGCAGCTGGTCCGGGACGTTCCGGATCAACTGGACTGGTATAAGCGCAAGTGCTTAGGCAACCAGCACGTCTTCAGGAGAAACCTCAAGGATTTGAGTCACCGCTTAAACCAGTCTGGAGGTGAGCCCTGTTCAACAAAATGGACTCGAGTATAACGATTAAGCGTGTAACTTGGCCGCCAGGCAGCCATGTTTTACAGCGGATGAACGGTTGCGAAATTGACGATGAAAGCGGCGAGATCGTGGGCTACAACCAGTACGGCTATGACGGAGAAGACTTCATCGTGCTGAACCTGGAGACGCTGACGTGGACGACGCCCTCCCCGCAGGCCTTCACCACCAAGCTTATTTGGGACACGCAGAAGGAGAGACTGGAGTACAACAGAGACTACTATAAAGTCAAGTGCCCGGAGTGGCTGAAGATGTACGTGCACTACGGGAAGAGTGTCCTGCAGAAAAAAGGTGAGGTCTGACGCCACTGATGTTCCCCACACGTGTGACTCATTCTCACCTCTGCTCGTCTCCCGCAGAGCTTCCCTCGATGGCTCTCCTCCAGAAGACACCCACCTCGATGGTCTGTTGCCACGCCACGGGCTTTTACCCCAGACTAGCCATGATGTTCTGGAGGAGAGGCGGCGAGGAGCTCCACGAACATATAGAACATGGCGAGCTCCTGCCCAACCATGATGGAACCTTCCAGATGAGCGTGAACCTGAACGTGTCGGCGGTGCTTCTCGCTGAGTGGCCCGAATACGAGTGCGTGTTTCAGTTTGGTGGTGTCAAGGAGCAGCTGGTCATCAAACTGGACCAAGACGCCATCCAAAGCAACTGGAGTAAGTCCATGTGCATAGAAATGACAAAGTAGAAAACCTTCATAACGCAAGGAACGAGCTCAACTTTCACTTTCAGTTCCTCCCCGAAGGGTTCCGGCCGGTGTGGTCTTCGGAGGCATACTGCTGAGCCTTCTGGCGGCCACCGCCGTGGGATGTTGCATCCGGAAAAGAAATGCTGACGGCGGTGAGAAGGATGTGTTATCAGAAAGATAACAAAGTTCAAAGTCTGTTCATAGCTGTTTATTGTTTGTCTCATCATTGACTGTCTGCATGaccgtttgtctttttgtttttgcagaatTTCAGGCTGTTGACGGTGA contains the following coding sequences:
- the LOC137839497 gene encoding major histocompatibility complex class I-related gene protein-like isoform X2; translated protein: MNNILTLLLALAVWNVQDTSADIHSLKYFMTATSGVKNFPELVGTAEVDSVRVGYCDSNIRSAEPKQEWMQQLVRDDPNHLKWYNFRCSDYKLINRKFLKDLSQRLNQSGGSHVLQWMSGCEIDDDSDEVVGYNQFGYDGEDFIVLDLETLTWTAPSPQAFTTKLIWDTQKERLEYNRDYYKVKCPEWLKMYLNYGKSVLQKKELPSMALLQKTPTSMVCCHATGFYPRLAMMFWRRGGEELHEHIEHGELLPNHDGTFQMSVNLNVSAVPLAEWPEYECVFQFGGVKEQLVIKLDQDAIQSNWIPPQKVPAAVVIGGFVGLLLSILVGCYIWKRNADGGEKISGC
- the LOC137839497 gene encoding major histocompatibility complex class I-related gene protein-like isoform X1 translates to MNNILTLLLALAVWNVQDTSADIHSLKYFMTATSGVKNFPELVGTAEVDSVRVGYCDSNIRSAEPKQEWMQQLVRDDPNHLKWYNFRCSDYKLINRKFLKDLSQRLNQSGGSHVLQWMSGCEIDDDSDEVVGYNQFGYDGEDFIVLDLETLTWTAPSPQAFTTKLIWDTQKERLEYNRDYYKVKCPEWLKMYLNYGKSVLQKKELPSMALLQKTPTSMVCCHATGFYPRLAMMFWRRGGEELHEHIEHGELLPNHDGTFQMSVNLNVSAVPLAEWPEYECVFQFGGVKEQLVIKLDQDAIQSNWIPPQKVPAAVVIGGFVGLLLSILVGCYIWKRNADGEFQAVDGNG
- the LOC125987257 gene encoding major histocompatibility complex class I-related gene protein; the protein is MNNILTLLLALAVWNVQDTSADIHSLKYFITATSGVKNFPEFVGAAEVDGVRVGYCDSNIQSAKPKQEWMQQLVRDVPDQLDWYKRKCLGNQHVFRRNLKDLSHRLNQSGGSHVLQRMNGCEIDDESGEIVGYNQYGYDGEDFIVLNLETLTWTTPSPQAFTTKLIWDTQKERLEYNRDYYKVKCPEWLKMYVHYGKSVLQKKELPSMALLQKTPTSMVCCHATGFYPRLAMMFWRRGGEELHEHIEHGELLPNHDGTFQMSVNLNVSAVLLAEWPEYECVFQFGGVKEQLVIKLDQDAIQSNWIPPRRVPAGVVFGGILLSLLAATAVGCCIRKRNADGEFQAVDVGPEFAQSHVGDCEQ
- the LOC137839536 gene encoding major histocompatibility complex class I-related gene protein-like codes for the protein MKIFRLVLALVLQGVQDTSAERHSLKYFLTATSGVNNFPDFVGTAEVDGVWVGYCDSDIQSVKTIQGLKLQPARDFPEHLIWYNFWCSNDQRVYRKYLKDLSQRLNQSGGSHVLQRMCGCEIDDDSDEVVGYNQFGYDGEDFIVLDLETLMWTAPSPQAFTTKLIWDTEKERMEHIRDHYKVTCPEWLKIFVDYGKSVLQRKELPSMALLQKTPTSMVCCHATGFYPRLAMMFWRRGGEELHEHIEHGELLPNHDGTFQMSVNLNVSAVPLAEWPEYECVFQFGGVKEQLVIKLDQDAIQSNWIPPQKVPAGVVIGGMVGLLLSLLAAAAVGCYIWKRNADGEFQAVDVGPEFAQSHVGD